The DNA region TCACCTTTTAGACCTCAAGATCCAAGCGGCATGGGGGTACCTTACATCAACACGCAAATCTTAAGAGCGAAACTTAAGTTCAACTATTTGAGCACCTCCTAAAAATGACAGCACTCCCTCCCGGAGCGGCGCACTGAGCGCTTATGAAGTTGCAAGAGACACTCTCGATACCTGACTGGACTGAATCTCCCCAGTATTTTGGAGCGGCTGGGGTGCGGTTTCGAGCTCCGTCGTTTGCTGCAAAGCGGGTCACGCGTGCACCGCGCGGTCTCCCCCGAGAAGTTTTAGCAACTTTCCACGCCGAGCGCGCGCTCCCGCGTCTCCGGCCCCTGCCCCGCGAGCCCCTCCCGGGAACCAGGGCAAAGAGCGTGGGAGTCTGGGTGACCGCCGGGGCCTCCCGGCCCGGGGGCCGAGGGCGGCCAGGGCCTCACCTTGCTGCGGTcctcctcctgctgctgcagcaacTCGGGAACCGCGGCCATGGCGACGCGGGCCTCGAGCGTGGCCGCCTGGCTGTGCGAGGAGAGAAGAGGctgggccgccgccgccgccagggCTCGTCTCGAGGGCGGCCGCGGCCCCGCCTCCGCCAGCCTCTCTGCCCGACGGCGGCGGGAGGCCTCGCGACTCCTCCACcgtcccagcagccccaggaaaggcGAGCGGCGCCCCACGTGCTCCCCCAGGGCGGCCTCCCCCGTCCCCGCTGCCGTCCATCTTGGAGCCGGGCAAAGAAGCTACGCGGGGCCTACCCTCGCTCCGAGCCACGCAGAAGCCGCCGACCACCGGCCGCCACGGGGACGCGGTGCCCCTGACACTCTCCCAACGAGGCGCTTCTCAAGAAAGGCTGCGCGCTCTTGGAGGGACGGAATTTATTATTCAGTCAGAGTCCAAGATGGCGACGAGCTCTGACGTAAACGAAATctcgtgagagagagagaaggtgagaTTTGGAGGCGCCCGCGCTTCTGCGTGCGGGGAGGGTCTCCACACGGATCGCTCGAGTGTCCACTGAGATGCACGAGGGGCTAGGGGTGGGGCGTGAGCACCGCAGTGTATGCTGGGGCCGCCGTGCCTGGGGCGGGGCCTAAGTCTGGAGCAAAGCGCGGGACTGACGAAAGTACCTGCTCGCGGGATTGTCGCGCCCTGGAGCTAGCAGAGCGCGCCGGCTTCCGAGGTACCTCCCCTGCCGGCCCTCCCTAACTCTGACGCCCGCCCGAGGGGCCGCCGCCGTCCTGTCCCCGCTGGGGCTGCGCCTCCGCCGGAGCGGAGATTGGGCGGTGGGCCTTGCCGATGGCCTCTAGCCGGCAGGTCAATGGGGACCCTTCAGGAGCGCGGGTGCCGCGTCTTGAGCGGGCCGGGTCGCAGTGGTGCCCACCTTGGAGGGTGTGAGGGGTTAGATGAGAACTCTCCACGCAGGATACGTAGCAGAGAATCTGGTGTTTAGGGATGAGTGGAGGCACTGTTAACTGTCGCCGCTCCTCGAGCGTCCTGTGTTTCTTTGTCTCACACACGCCTACCTTCGTGGCCGGCACATGGCTCCATAGCTGGGGACATGTGGCCCCAAGCTGTCTAGTTCACGTTTAACAGGTGCCGGTCCTTTAGAAATAGTTTTGTCCGAGtattactgagtccaagctcggCTGCAGGACAAGCCAATAAATTAACAGATGAGCTGTTAGGGTAAAGTATAGAGAccttattcagaaagccagcagccagagaagatggtggacttaTGTCCCAAAGAACTATCTTCCCCAGTTAGAGTtaaggcttcttttatactaaaaggggagggggtgtggctgcTTGTTGCCCACTTCTTGGtgccagaatcctttgttcttacaGCTGTCCACGCAGGTCTGGTCACAGTGTTCCTATATACCTGCAACAAGAtcgttattttctgttctgcaactttttaatcTCTATATGATTGGAAAAGTGTtaatacctttaaaggtcagagccttgagaatgggttctcctgtgtatttcaggctataggcaacgtACTTTTCCAAAAGGTGCAGAGCCGAAAAGACTAAGCCCCCTGCAACAGGgcacaaaggttagagctaaagTAATAGATTCAGTATGGAGTTAggtttgttttcctctgttaAACATGTCGAAAAAGCGTACCGAATACAATTTTAATGTGCAATATCATACTGTTGCAGCTTTCGCTTTGATGGTTCAAATATTTAACACATTTGATATCTAACACCACTTTTCTCTTTGATAGGAAAGCGAAAATTAAAAAGGTCCTCGACATTACAAGTAGACTAGAGGgaagtgaaaaaaatatgaagatgAAGGTATTTCAGACCATCTGCAGGCAGCTTAAAAGTTCAAAGGGGTTTTCTGTAGAACCAGCCCCCCGTGTGGTCTTCTCCACTTCCTCTTATTTGTGTGGCCGGAAGAAAAAAGTGAACCCTTACGAAGAAGTGGACCAAGAAAAGTACTCTGATTTAGTAAGGTCTGTCTTGTCATTCAGAGGCCATGCTCAGGCGCCACAGTCTTTGTTTGAGGAAGATGCTTTACTCTACGGACCTGTGAGGAAGTGTAAGGCCCCAAAGCAAGAAGAAGCAGGAGTTCCACGAAACTGGTGTCCTCTCTTCAATCCAGAGAAAAGCGGAAAACCAAATGCAACAAATGATCCTACAATTCCTTTGAAAATCCCTTTGCAAAGGAATACGATACCAAGTGTGACCCGAATCCTTCAGCAGACCATGACCTCAGAACAGATTTCCTGTTTGGAGAGGTGGAAACGTCGGATGATTCTGGAACTGGGAGAGGATGGCTTTGCAGAATATACTTCAAGTAATTTTCTTAATCCTGATTCTGTATGGTTATCATGTTTTCCAGAATACAGAGCACCAGTGTCAAAAGGAtgagttgttctttttctaacgTTAACTAGTGAGGAACTACTTTCAAATGATAATTAGTATTAAcagcattttttatatattaactcatttaatcctcatgacaactcTATGAAGCACagatactattatccccatttcacagataaaattGAAGCACAGAGATCAAGTACT from Tursiops truncatus isolate mTurTru1 chromosome 15, mTurTru1.mat.Y, whole genome shotgun sequence includes:
- the MGME1 gene encoding mitochondrial genome maintenance exonuclease 1, yielding MKMKVFQTICRQLKSSKGFSVEPAPRVVFSTSSYLCGRKKKVNPYEEVDQEKYSDLVRSVLSFRGHAQAPQSLFEEDALLYGPVRKCKAPKQEEAGVPRNWCPLFNPEKSGKPNATNDPTIPLKIPLQRNTIPSVTRILQQTMTSEQISCLERWKRRMILELGEDGFAEYTSNMFLQGKQFHEALESILSPQGNLKEPDENLLKSGYIQSIQHVLRDVSGVQALESAVRHETLKYVGLLDCVADYQGKLCVIDWKTSEKRKPFIQNTFDNPLQVVAYVGAINHDINYSFQVQCGLIVVAYKDGSPAHPHFMDAELCSQYWAKWLLRLEEYTKKEKNQNIQKLD